From the genome of Phyllostomus discolor isolate MPI-MPIP mPhyDis1 chromosome 12, mPhyDis1.pri.v3, whole genome shotgun sequence, one region includes:
- the ZNF543 gene encoding zinc finger protein 543 — protein MAAACLDPAQVSVTFEDVVVTFTREEWGQLDLAQRTLYQEVMLETCMLLVSLGCPLSKPELIYLWEHSLKLQMLKRGLSPSSCPGDSTKPKTTEPCPSHQALSEDISPQEQLTQQDSGNSQVGQGKYQDEPSEVQEGYYWRPGTDLPREKLLVKLSPECGSLGRNSDLHSLTMQEPVSPGSRTRDALSERESHRTVKGSLIHEGKQTYTCEECGKVFNKKCFLVRHMQVHTGVKPYGCTECGKTFSKSTHLLQHHLIHTGERPFECLECGKAFNRRSHLTRHQRIHTGERPYVCSECGKAFTHRSNLVLHNRGHTGEKPFVCKECGKAFRDKTGFLRHYIIHTGEKPFVCVECGKAFNRRSHLTWHQQTHSGLRPFECKECGKAFCDSTDLIQHYIIHTGEKPYTCLECGKAFYRRSHLKQHQRSHTGEKPYVCGECGKAFTHCSTFILHKRAHTGEKPYECKECGKAFSNRSDLIRHFSIHTEEKPYECGECGKAFNRRSYLTRHQRIHSGEKPYECMECGKTFCQRANLIRHSIIHTGEKPFMCNECGKAFTYCYTFILHKRAHIGEKPFECKECEKAFSTRKDLIRHISIHAGEKPYECNECGKAFNRRSGLTRHQRIHSGEKPYECMECGKTFCWSTSLIRHSIIHTGEKPYECSECGKAFGRSSSLIQHQRVHTGRNPVK, from the exons ATGGCGGCTGCGTGCTTAGACCCAGCGCAG GTGTCTGTGACCTTCGAGGATGTGGTTGTGACCTTCACCCGTGAGGAGTGGGGGCAGTTGGACCTGGCCCAGAGGACACTGTACCAGGAGGTGATGCTGGAGACCTGCATGCTCCTGGTGTCTCTGG GCTGTCCTTTGTCTAAACCGGAACTGATCTACCTATGGGAGCACAGCCTGAAGTTACAGATGTTGAAGAGAGGACTCTCCCCAAGCTCCTGCCCAG GTGACAGCACAAAACCCAAGACCACAgagccctgcccttcccaccaggCCTTGTCTGAGGACATCTCACCCCAGGAGCAACTGACTCAGCAAGACTCAGGGAACAGTCAGGTGGGGCAAGGCAAATACCAAGATGAACCATCAGAAGTTCAGGAAGGCTACTACTGGAGACCAGGGACAGATCTCCCAAGGGAGAAGCTCCTCGTGAAACTGAGCCCTGAATGTGGCAGTTTAGGGAGAAACAGTGATCTGCACTCCCTGACCATGCAGGAGCCTGTGTCTCCAGGAAGCCGTACAAGAGATGCTTTATCTGAACGAGAATCACACAGAACAGTGAAAGGTTCCTTAATTCATGAAGGAAAACAGACCTATACATGTGAGGAATGCGGGAAAGTGTTTAACAAGAAATGTTTCCTGGTCCGACATATGCAAGTTCACACTGGAGTGAAGCCCTATGGATGCACAGAGTGTGGGAAAACCTTTAGCAAGAGCACCCACCTCCTGCAGCACCACTTGATCCACACAGGGGAGAGGCCCTTTGAGTGCCTGGAGTGTGGAAAGGCCTTCAACCGCCGGTCACACCTCACGAGGCACCAGCGGATCCACACTGGAGAGAGGCCCTATGTGTGTAGTGAGTGCGGAAAGGCCTTCACCCACCGCTCCAATTTGGTTCTGCATAACAGGGgccacacaggagaaaaaccctTTGTGTGcaaagaatgtgggaaagccttccgAGATAAGACTGGTTTTCTTCGACACTACATTATCCACACAGGAGAAAAGCCCTTTGTGTGTGtggagtgtgggaaagccttcaacCGCAGGTCACACCTCACATGGCACCAGCAGACTCACAGCGGACTGAGACCTTTTGAGTGCAAGGAGTGTGGAAAAGCCTTTTGCGACAGCACAGACCTCATTCAGCACTACATcatccacactggagagaagccgtACACGTGCCTAGAATGTGGCAAGGCCTTCTACCGCAGGTCACACCTCAAGCAGCACCAGCGGAGTCACACTGGGGAGAAACCATATGTGTGTGGTGAATGTGGAAAGGCCTTCACCCACTGCTCCACGTTTATCTTGCATAAGAGGgcccacactggagagaaaccctatgagtgcaaagagtgtgggaaagccttcagcaATCGTTCAGACCTCATTCGACACTTCAGCATCCACACCGAAGAAAAACCCTATGAGTGTGGTGAGTGTGGGAAGGCCTTTAACCGCAGGTCATACCTCACGCGGCACCAACGGATTCACagtggagagaaaccttatgagtGCATGGAGTGTGGAAAAACCTTTTGCCAGAGGGCAAACCTCATTCGACACTCCATcatccacactggggagaaacctTTCATGTGCAATGAATGTGGTAAGGCCTTCACCTACTGCTATACTTTTATCTTGCATAAGAGGGCCCATATTGGAGAGAAACCTTTTGAGTGTAAAGAATGTGAGAAAGCCTTCAGCACTAGAAAAGATCTCATTCGACATATCAGCATCCAcgctggagagaagccctatgagtgCAATGAGTGTGGGAAGGCCTTTAACCGCAGGTCAGGCCTCACACGGCACCAGCGGATTCACagtggagagaagccctatgagtgCATGGAGTGTGGGAAAACCTTCTGCTGGAGCACAAGCCTCATTCGACACTCCATcatccacactggagagaagccctatgagtgcagtgaatgtggaaagGCCTTTGGTCGCAGCTCATCTCTCATTCAGCATCAAAGGGTTCATACTGGGAGAAACCCTGTCAAGTAG